In Hypomesus transpacificus isolate Combined female chromosome 25, fHypTra1, whole genome shotgun sequence, one DNA window encodes the following:
- the LOC124487182 gene encoding leucine rich adaptor protein 1-like, whose translation MDEENVLPDFKDIETKLGRKVPDSLRSILGKHQDKQEEKPATVNSKTRENSADLKRLESKMLFLKQEMANLRAIDGKLLQQLMSINEGIESIRWVMEEKGGVTSRESSLNGSLYSLSDSQDGTSPRGSFTSLHDGNSDGLDGISVGSYLDTLGEDIPDHPSPTDLDSFSDKAVFEEGTFSKPPMRLRVESDEYYCFG comes from the exons ATGGACGAAGAGAACGTCTTACCCGATTTTAAGGATATTGAGACAAAGTTAGGTCGTAAAGTGCCTGACAGTCTTCGGTCAATTTTGGGAAAACATCAAGACAAACAAGAAGAAAAACCAGCCACTGTAAATTCAAAAACACGAGAAAATTCTGCTGACTTGAAAAGACTGGAAAGCAAGATGTTATTTTTGAAACAGGAAATG GCCAATCTGCGGGCCATCGACGGGAAGCTGCTGCAGCAGCTCATGTCTATCAACGAAGGCATCGAGTCCATCCGCTGGGTGATGGAGGAAAAAGGAGGCGTGACCAGCCGGGAGAGCAGCTTGAATGGCAGCTTGTACAGCCTATCGGACAGCCAGGATGGCACTTCGCCCCGCGGCAGCTTCACCAGTCTGCACGACGGGAACAGCGATGGTCTGGATGGCATTTCTGTGGGTAGCTACCTGGACACACTGGGAGAGGACATCCCAGACCACCCTTCACCGACGGACCTCGACAGCTTTTCAGATAAAGCTGTTTTTGAGGAGGGTACATTCAGCAAGCCACCAATGAGACTTAGAGTTGAATCGGACGAATACTACTGCTTTGGATGA
- the LOC124487042 gene encoding 5,6-dihydroxyindole-2-carboxylic acid oxidase-like — MWKYGFLVLLGAIFVRAQFPRECVTPEGLRSGQCCPSPLGLPNDACGSSTGRGQCISVSADSRPHGPQYPHDGRDDRELWPVRFFNGTCQCNGNFTGYNCGRCRHGWTGINCDQPVAVVRRNVMQLSSDQKRAFVNALDQAKRTVHPELVIATRRYQEIFGPDGNTMQFENITIYNYFVWTHYYSVSKTFLGADQPSFGGVDFSHEGPGFVTWHRYHLLQLERDMQDMLQDPSFALPYWNFAIGGSTCDICTDDLMGARSSFDMNSLSTNSLFSQWRVICESVEDYDSLGTICNNTETTPIRRNPAGNVNRPMVQRLPEPQDVADCLQVTAFDTPPYYSTSSESFRNTIEGYSAPQGNYDPAVRSLHNLAHLFLNGTGGQTHLSPNDPIFVLLHTFTDAIFDEWLRRHGPDSAVYPSENAPIGHNRGYNMVPFWPPVTNAEMFVSAPENLGYSYEAEWPSQPFTLTEVITIGIVAALVVVAIIFAITTCAVRSRSKMDGRQPLLGEQYQRYDDDKSQSVV; from the exons ATGTGGAAGTACGGATTTCTGGTGCTCCTTGGCGCAATATTTGTACGCGCACAGTTTCCAAGGGAATGTGTCACTCCAGAAGGACTAAGAAGTGGTCAGTGCTGTCCATCCCCCTTGGGACTCCCGAACGATGCTTGCGGGTCCAGCACAGGACGCGGACAGTGCATATCTGTTTCTGCAGATTCACGGCCTCACGGCCCCCAGTATCCCCATGATGGACGGGATGACCGAGAACTTTGGCCCGTTCGTTTCTTCAACGGCACTTGTCAGTGCAATGGAAACTTCACCGGTTATAATTGCGGCCGTTGCAGACACGGGTGGACAGGGATAAACTGTGATCAGCCGGTCGCGGTTG TTCGGAGAAACGTGATGCAGCTCAGCTCAGATCAGAAGAGAGCATTCGTGAATGCGCTCGACCAGGCCAAGCGCACGGTGCACCCCGAACTGGTCATCGCTACACGGCGATACCAGGAAATATTTGGACCAGATGGAAACACAATGCAATTTGAAAACATCACAATTTACAATTACTTTGTGTGGACCCACTACTACTCTGTCAGCAAAACCTTCTTGGGGGCCGACCAGCCGAGTTTCGGCGGGGTTGATTTCTCGCACGAAGGCCCCGGTTTTGTCACATGGCACAGGTATCACCTGCTCCAACTTGAGAGGGACATGCAG GACATGCTGCAGGATCCCTCCTTCGCTCTGCCCTACTGGAACTTTGCCATCGGCGGCAGCACGTGTGACATCTGCACCGACGACCTCATGGGCGCCCGGAGCAGCTTTGACATGAACTCCCTGAGCACCAACTCCCTCTTCTCCCAGTGGAGGGTCATCTGCGAGAGCGTGGAGGATTACGACTCTCTGGGCACCATCTGCAACA ACACTGAGACCACCCCGATCAGGAGGAACCCTGCGGGGAACGTCAACCGCCCCATGGTGCAGCGCCTGCCCGAGCCCCAGGACGTGGCTGACTGCCTGCAGGTCACCGCCTTCGACACGCCGCCCTACTACTCGACCTCCTCCGAGAGCTTCCGCAACACCATCGAGG GCTATAGTGCTCCCCAGGGCAACTACGACCCCGCTGTGAGGAGCCTACACAACCTGGCCCACCTGTTCTTGAACGGGACGGGCGGACAGACCCACCTCTCCCCCAACGACCCCATCTTTGTCCTGCTGCACACCTTCACGGATGCCATCTTTGACGAGTGGCTGAGGAGACACGGCCCGG ATTCCGCAGTCTACCCCTCAGAGAATGCCCCCATCGGCCACAACCGAGGGTACAACATGGTGCCCTTCTGGCCGCCAGTGACGAACGCTGAGATGTTTGTGAGCGCTCCCGAGAACCTTGGGTACTCGTACGAGGCAGAATGGCCAT CTCAGCCCTTTACTCTGACCGAGGTCATCACCATTGGCATCGTGGCGGCCCTGGTCGTCGTGGCGATCATTTTCGCCATCACCACGTGCGCCGTGCGCTCCCGGTCCAAGATGGATGGCCGACAGCCGCTGCTCGGGGAACAGTACCAACGTTACGACGACGACAAAAGCCAGTCCGTAGTCTGA